Proteins encoded together in one Impatiens glandulifera chromosome 1, dImpGla2.1, whole genome shotgun sequence window:
- the LOC124922727 gene encoding probable glucan endo-1,3-beta-glucosidase A6, whose protein sequence is MKVKQVKLYDSSPAILGALRGSDIEVTVMVPNQLLVSISTNQAIADEWVRSQVLPFYPKTKIRYVLVGNEILSIPDRNIQLSLVPSMYRIQKSLAKFGLLRKVRVTTSLAMDVLQASYPPSNGTFRADISTQIIKPMLQFLKYTKSSLFLDVYPYFAWASNPVDIKLDYALLSSANNIRVKDPGTGLTYTNLLDQMIDAVYFAMKRMGYPHVGIFIAETGWPNGGDIGQTESGASINNAAIYNRNVIKKFTAVPAIGTPAKPGVVIEAVIFALYNENMRTGLGSERHFGVLYPNGSSIYRLDFSGMTREAEY, encoded by the coding sequence ATGAAGGTGAAGCAAGTCAAACTGTATGATTCTAGCCCGGCCATTCTCGGCGCCCTGAGAGGATCCGACATCGAGGTTACGGTCATGGTCCCGAACCAGCTCCTTGTGAGCATCTCCACCAATCAAGCTATCGCAGACGAATGGGTACGGTCCCAAGTCTTACCCTTTTACCCAAAAACAAAGATCCGATACGTTCTCGTCGGAAACGAAATCCTTTCTATCCCCGACCGTAACATCCAGCTCAGCCTCGTCCCGTCGATGTACCGGATTCAGAAATCGCTTGCGAAATTCGGCCTCCTCCGTAAGGTCAGAGTCACTACCTCATTGGCCATGGACGTGCTTCAAGCTTCTTACCCGCCTTCCAATGGAACCTTCCGTGCCGACATCTCCACTCAAATCATTAAACCTATGCTTCAGTTTCTCAAGTACACGAAATCGTCCCTCTTCTTGGATGTATACCCGTATTTCGCTTGGGCATCCAACCCGGTCGACATCAAGCTTGATTACGCCCTGTTATCCTCCGCCAATAACATAAGGGTTAAGGATCCGGGTACGGGGTTAACCTACACCAATCTGCTGGATCAAATGATAGACGCGGTCTACTTTGCCATGAAAAGAATGGGCTACCCGCATGTTGGGATCTTTATAGCGGAAACCGGTTGGCCGAATGGAGGAGATATTGGCCAAACAGAATCAGGAGCTAGTATTAACAATGCCGCAATTTATAACCGGAATGTAATAAAGAAATTCACGGCCGTACCGGCCATCGGAACGCCGGCGAAGCCAGGTGTAGTCATTGAGGCAGTAATTTTTGCCCTGTACAACGAGAACATGAGAACGGGTCTGGGCTCGGAGAGGCATTTCGGAGTGTTGTATCCGAACGGGTCAAGTATTTACCGACTGGATTTTTCTGGTATGACGAGGGAGGCAGAGTACTAG
- the LOC124922582 gene encoding probable glucan endo-1,3-beta-glucosidase A6, translated as MKVKQVKLYDSNPAILGALRGSDIEVTVMVPNQLLVSISTNQAIADEWVRSQVLPFYPKTKIRYVLVGNEILSIPDRNIQLSLVPSMYRIQKSLAKFGLLRKVRVTTSLAMDVLQASYPPSNGTFRADISTQIIKPMLQFLKYTKSFLFLDVYPYFAWASNPVDIKLDYALLSSANNIRVKDPGTGLTYTNLLDQMIDAVYFAMKRMGYPHVGIFIAETGWPNGGDIGQTESGASINNAAIYNRNVIKKFTAVPAIGTPAKPGVVIEAVIFALYNENMKTGLGSERHFGVLYPNGSSIYRLDFSGKTREAEY; from the coding sequence ATGAAGGTGAAGCAAGTCAAACTGTATGATTCTAACCCGGCCATTCTCGGCGCCCTGAGAGGATCCGACATCGAGGTTACGGTCATGGTCCCGAACCAGCTCCTTGTGAGCATCTCCACCAATCAAGCTATCGCAGACGAATGGGTACGGTCCCAAGTCTTACCCTTTTACCCAAAAACAAAGATCCGATACGTTCTCGTCGGAAACGAAATCCTTTCTATCCCCGACCGTAACATCCAGCTCAGCCTCGTCCCGTCGATGTACCGGATTCAGAAATCGCTTGCGAAATTCGGCCTCCTCCGTAAGGTCAGAGTCACTACCTCATTGGCCATGGACGTGCTTCAAGCTTCTTACCCGCCTTCCAATGGAACCTTCCGTGCCGACATCTCCACTCAAATCATTAAACCTATGCTTCAGTTTCTCAAGTACACGAAATCATTCCTCTTCTTGGATGTATACCCGTATTTCGCTTGGGCATCCAACCCGGTCGACATCAAGCTTGATTACGCCCTGTTATCCTCCGCCAATAACATAAGGGTTAAGGATCCGGGTACGGGGTTAACCTACACCAATCTGCTGGATCAAATGATAGACGCGGTCTACTTTGCCATGAAAAGAATGGGCTACCCGCATGTTGGGATCTTTATAGCGGAAACCGGTTGGCCGAATGGAGGAGATATTGGCCAAACAGAATCAGGAGCTAGTATTAACAATGCCGCAATTTATAACCGGAATGTAATAAAGAAATTCACGGCCGTACCGGCCATCGGAACGCCGGCGAAGCCGGGTGTAGTCATTGAGGCAGTAATTTTTGCCCTGTACAACGAGAACATGAAAACGGGTCTGGGCTCGGAGAGGCATTTCGGAGTGTTGTATCCGAACGGGTCAAGTATTTACCGACTGGATTTTTCTGGTAAGACGAGGGAGGCAGAGTACTAG
- the LOC124922699 gene encoding probable glucan endo-1,3-beta-glucosidase A6 — MKVKQVKLYDSNPAILFALRGSDIEVTVMVPNQLLVSISTNQAIADEWVRSQVLPFYPKTKVRYVLVGNEILSIPDRNIQLSLVPSMYRIQKSLAKFGLLRKVRVTTSLAMDVLQASYPPSNGTFRADISTQIIKPMLQFLKYTKSSLFLDVYPYFAWASNPVDIKLDYALLSSANNIRVKDPGTGLTYTNLLDQMIDAVYFAMKRMGYPHVGIFIAETGWPNGGDIGQTESGASINNAAIYNRNVIKKFTAVPAIGTPAKPGVVIEAVIFALYNENMKTGLGSERHFGVLYPNGSSIYRLDFSGKTREAEY, encoded by the coding sequence ATGAAGGTGAAGCAAGTCAAACTGTATGATTCTAACCCGGCCATTCTCTTCGCCCTGAGAGGATCCGACATCGAGGTTACGGTCATGGTCCCGAACCAGCTCCTTGTGAGCATCTCCACCAATCAAGCTATCGCAGACGAATGGGTACGGTCTCAAGTCTTACCCTTTTACCCAAAAACAAAGGTCCGATACGTTCTCGTCGGAAACGAAATCCTTTCTATCCCCGACCGTAACATCCAGCTCAGCCTCGTCCCGTCGATGTACCGGATTCAGAAATCGCTTGCGAAATTCGGCCTCCTCCGTAAGGTCAGAGTCACTACCTCATTGGCCATGGACGTGCTTCAAGCTTCTTACCCGCCTTCCAATGGAACCTTCCGTGCCGACATCTCCACTCAAATCATTAAACCTATGCTTCAGTTTCTCAAGTACACGAAATCGTCCCTCTTCTTGGATGTATACCCGTATTTCGCTTGGGCATCCAACCCGGTCGACATCAAGCTTGATTACGCCCTGTTATCCTCCGCCAATAACATAAGGGTTAAGGATCCGGGTACGGGGTTAACCTACACCAATCTGCTGGATCAAATGATAGACGCGGTCTACTTTGCCATGAAAAGAATGGGCTACCCGCATGTTGGGATCTTTATAGCGGAAACCGGTTGGCCGAATGGAGGAGATATTGGCCAAACAGAATCAGGAGCTAGTATTAACAATGCCGCAATTTATAACCGGAATGTAATAAAGAAATTCACTGCCGTACCGGCCATCGGAACGCCGGCGAAGCCGGGTGTAGTCATTGAGGCAGTAATTTTTGCCCTGTACAACGAGAACATGAAAACGGGTCTGGGCTCGGAGAGGCATTTCGGAGTGTTGTATCCGAACGGGTCAAGTATTTACCGACTGGATTTTTCTGGTAAGACGAGGGAGGCAGAGTACTAG